Proteins encoded together in one Benincasa hispida cultivar B227 chromosome 1, ASM972705v1, whole genome shotgun sequence window:
- the LOC120083047 gene encoding U-box domain-containing protein 33 isoform X1 has translation MRDCFQNQSYLNFHFNKIWRSWLLLQFHEVSPSMNQRIASIGNTESSRQIGAVSSREIEEEPVEAISEDKICVAVGKDVKECLSVLRYALKSSRGKKICLLHVHVPAQMIPLMGTKFPANSLEKEEVRAYHEFEKQNLPRVMNEYILYCLQEGVHADKLCGEAECIEKGIVDMISLHRVNKLVMGAAVDKCYSRRMVDLKSKKAIYVRSHAPAFCHIEFICKGNLICAREGRSDEAQVETIITSPQSSPDAVSLEITHRRSQSLPLGQVNSREIGSSSSNLRSRGRLLLVDHFRRSILDPSSPDIMNGVHTARNLDVNEAMDEWGSLRKSPSERSDNSICSPCGVIDMASSPLCMVELCAGLEQYGKISDNLYNQCECVMMEAANARHDAFLGAIACRKSEKETVKALHRVRAAEGLYAEELKQRKKVEQELAKEKAKLESIKTQLNKEMEELLVAQDQKASLERDLLESDLAAKELEQKFLSAVELLQSYKREREELQIQCDNALREAEEFRKNQSTDRYLPRFFTEFPFREIEEATNNFDPSLKIGEGGYGSIFRGNLRHTMVAIKILHPDSSQGPSEFQQEVNVLSKMRHPNLVMLIGACPEAWVLIYEYLCNGSLEDRLSCKDNTPPLSWQTRIRIATELCSALMFLHSSKPHSIIHGDLKPANVLLDANLSCKLGDFGICRLLSRDEMLNSETLVWRTDNPKGTFAYMDPEFLSSGEQTTKSDVYSFGIILLRLLTGRSAMGISKEVQYAIGNGKLESILDPLAGDWPFVQAEQLARLALRCCDLKRKSRPDLITDVWRVLGPMRASCGGPLSVQLGSAEHSQPPPYFICPIFQEVMQDPHVAADGFTYEAEALRGWLDSGHDTSPMTNLRLEHGNLVPNRALRSAIQEWLQRN, from the exons ATGAGAGACTGCTTCCAGAATCAGTCCTATTTGAACTTCCATTTCAACAAAATTTGGAGGAGTTGGCTTCTTCTTCAGTTCCACGAAGTTTCTCCTTCAATGAATCAGCGAATCGCGTCAATTGGCAATACAGAGAGCTCAAGACAGATCGGTGCAGT CTCAAGCAGAGAGATCGAAGAAGAGCCCGTGGAAGCTATTAGTGAAGATAAAATTTGTGTTGCTGTCGGGAAAGATGTGAAAGAGTGCTTATCAGTTTTGAGATATGCACTAAAATCCTCACGTGGGAAGAAGATCTGCCTCCTCCATGTTCATGTCCCCGCACAGATGATTCCGTTAA TGGGAACCAAGTTTCCAGCAAACTCATTGGAGAAAGAGGAGGTGAGAGCATATCACGAGTTTGAGAAGCAAAATTTGCCTAGGGTCATGAATGAGTATATTCTGTACTGTCTTCAAGAAGGG GTTCATGCTGATAAATTATGTGGTGAAGCTGAGTGTATTGAAAAGGGAATAGTTGATATGATCTCCCTGCACAGGGTTAATAAGCTTGTTATGGGAGCAGCTGTAGACAAGTGTTATTCAAG GAGAATGGTGGATCTGAAGTCTAAGAAAGCCATCTACGTGCGTTCACATGCACCGGCTTTCTGTCACATTGAGTTCATTTGCAAGGGGAACCTCATCTGCGCCAG GGAGGGTAGATCAGATGAAGCCCAAGTAGAAACCATCATCACATCACCACAATCAAGTCCAGACGCTGTATCCTTAGAAATTACCCACCGGAGATCTCAGTCTCTGCCACTGGGACAGGTTAATAGCAGGGAAATTGGAAGTTCATCTTCCAATTTACGTTCTAGAGGGAGATTATTGCTTGTTGACCATTTTAGAAGGAGCATACTAGATCCTTCTTCTCCAGATATAATGAATGGGGTTCATACTGCAAGAAACTTGGATGTTAACGAGGCTATGGATGAATGGGGTTCATTAAGGAAAAGTCCTTCTGAAAGGTCAGACAATTCCATATGCTCTCCTTGTGGTGTGATTGATATGGCTTCGTCACCACTTTGTATGGTTGAGTTATGTGCAGGGCTCGAG CAGTATGGGAAGATCAGTGATAACCTTTACAATCAATGTGAATGTGTGATGATGGAGGCTGCAAATGCAAGGCATGACGCATTTTTAGGGGCAATTGCATGTAGAAAATCCGAGAAAGAGACTGTTAAAGCTCTACACAGG GTTAGAGCTGCAGAAGGGTTATATGCCGAAGAACTGAAACAAAGGAAGAAGGTTGAACAAGAGTTAGCGAAGGAAAAGGCAAAACTTGAAAGTATAAAGACACAACTAAATAAAGAGATGGAAGAGCTCTTGGTTGCACAAGATCAGAAGGCAAGTCTAGAGAGAGATCTTTTAGAATCTGATCTAGCCGCAAAGGAGTTGGAGCAAAAGTTTCTTTCTGCTGTTGAATTGTTACAGAGTTACAAAAGAGAGCGAGAGGAATTGCAGATTCAATGCGACAATGCACTTAGAGAAGCAGAGGAGTTTAGAAAAAACCAATCCACAGACCGATACCTTCCACGGTTCTTTACTGAGTTCCCTTTTCGGGAGATCGAGGAAGCAACTAATAACTTTGATCCCTCCCTGAAGATTGGAGAAGGGGGATATGGAAGTATATTCCGAGGTAACTTGCGTCATACTATGGTGGCTATAAAAATCCTTCATCCTGATAGTTCTCAAGGCCCGTCTGAATTTCAACAGGAG GTTAATGTATTGAGTAAGATGAGGCATCCCAATCTTGTCATGCTCATTGGTGCCTGTCCTGAAGCTTGGGTTCTCATCTATGAATACCTCTGTAATGGAAGCCTTGAAGATAGGCTAAGCTGCAAGGATAATACTCCACCTTTATCTTGGCAAACACGAATACGCATTGCCACCGAGTTATGCTCAGCCCTTATGTTTCTTCACTCAAGTAAGCCCCACAGCATCATTCATGGTGACTTGAAACCTGCAAATGTATTACTTGATGCAAATCTTTCATGCAAGCTTGGCGACTTTGGAATTTGTCGCTTATTGTCTCGAGATGAAATGCTAAACAGCGAAACCCTTGTTTGGAGAACTGACAATCCCAAGGGGACTTTTGCTTACATGGATCCTGAATTCCTTTCATCTGGAGAGCAAACAACAAAGTCAGATGTTTATTCATTTGGGATAATACTTTTGCGGTTATTGACCGGTAGGTCTGCAATGGGGATATCAAAGGAAGTGCAATATGCAATAGGAAATGGAAAGTTAGAATCCATTTTGGATCCTTTAGCAGGAGATTGGCCATTTGTTCAGGCCGAACAGCTCGCTCGATTGGCATTGAGGTGTTGTGATTTGAAGCGAAAGAGCCGCCCCGATCTCATTACTGATGTCTGGAGGGTGCTTGGACCAATGAGGGCTTCCTGTGGAGGCCCATTGTCTGTCCAGCTCGGTTCTGCCGAACACTCGCAACCTCCCCCTTATTTTATCTGCCCCATCTTTCAG GAAGTCATGCAAGATCCACATGTGGCTGCGGATGGTTTTACATATGAAGCGGAGGCTCTGAGAGGATGGCTAGACAGTGGACACGATACTTCGCCAATGACGAATCTTAGGCTCGAGCACGGGAACCTTGTCCCAAACCGTGCTCTTCGCTCTGCTATCCAGGAGTGGCTTCAACGGAACTGA
- the LOC120083047 gene encoding U-box domain-containing protein 33 isoform X2, with the protein MRDCFQNQSYLNFHFNKIWRSWLLLQFHEVSPSMNQRIASIGNTESSRQIGAVSSREIEEEPVEAISEDKICVAVGKDVKECLSVLRYALKSSRGKKICLLHVHVPAQMIPLMGTKFPANSLEKEEVRAYHEFEKQNLPRVMNEYILYCLQEGVHADKLCGEAECIEKGIVDMISLHRVNKLVMGAAVDKCYSRRMVDLKSKKAIYVRSHAPAFCHIEFICKGNLICAREGRSDEAQVETIITSPQSSPDAVSLEITHRRSQSLPLGQVNSREIGSSSSNLRSRGRLLLVDHFRRSILDPSSPDIMNGVHTARNLDVNEAMDEWGSLRKSPSERSDNSICSPCGVIDMASSPLCMVELCAGLEYGKISDNLYNQCECVMMEAANARHDAFLGAIACRKSEKETVKALHRVRAAEGLYAEELKQRKKVEQELAKEKAKLESIKTQLNKEMEELLVAQDQKASLERDLLESDLAAKELEQKFLSAVELLQSYKREREELQIQCDNALREAEEFRKNQSTDRYLPRFFTEFPFREIEEATNNFDPSLKIGEGGYGSIFRGNLRHTMVAIKILHPDSSQGPSEFQQEVNVLSKMRHPNLVMLIGACPEAWVLIYEYLCNGSLEDRLSCKDNTPPLSWQTRIRIATELCSALMFLHSSKPHSIIHGDLKPANVLLDANLSCKLGDFGICRLLSRDEMLNSETLVWRTDNPKGTFAYMDPEFLSSGEQTTKSDVYSFGIILLRLLTGRSAMGISKEVQYAIGNGKLESILDPLAGDWPFVQAEQLARLALRCCDLKRKSRPDLITDVWRVLGPMRASCGGPLSVQLGSAEHSQPPPYFICPIFQEVMQDPHVAADGFTYEAEALRGWLDSGHDTSPMTNLRLEHGNLVPNRALRSAIQEWLQRN; encoded by the exons ATGAGAGACTGCTTCCAGAATCAGTCCTATTTGAACTTCCATTTCAACAAAATTTGGAGGAGTTGGCTTCTTCTTCAGTTCCACGAAGTTTCTCCTTCAATGAATCAGCGAATCGCGTCAATTGGCAATACAGAGAGCTCAAGACAGATCGGTGCAGT CTCAAGCAGAGAGATCGAAGAAGAGCCCGTGGAAGCTATTAGTGAAGATAAAATTTGTGTTGCTGTCGGGAAAGATGTGAAAGAGTGCTTATCAGTTTTGAGATATGCACTAAAATCCTCACGTGGGAAGAAGATCTGCCTCCTCCATGTTCATGTCCCCGCACAGATGATTCCGTTAA TGGGAACCAAGTTTCCAGCAAACTCATTGGAGAAAGAGGAGGTGAGAGCATATCACGAGTTTGAGAAGCAAAATTTGCCTAGGGTCATGAATGAGTATATTCTGTACTGTCTTCAAGAAGGG GTTCATGCTGATAAATTATGTGGTGAAGCTGAGTGTATTGAAAAGGGAATAGTTGATATGATCTCCCTGCACAGGGTTAATAAGCTTGTTATGGGAGCAGCTGTAGACAAGTGTTATTCAAG GAGAATGGTGGATCTGAAGTCTAAGAAAGCCATCTACGTGCGTTCACATGCACCGGCTTTCTGTCACATTGAGTTCATTTGCAAGGGGAACCTCATCTGCGCCAG GGAGGGTAGATCAGATGAAGCCCAAGTAGAAACCATCATCACATCACCACAATCAAGTCCAGACGCTGTATCCTTAGAAATTACCCACCGGAGATCTCAGTCTCTGCCACTGGGACAGGTTAATAGCAGGGAAATTGGAAGTTCATCTTCCAATTTACGTTCTAGAGGGAGATTATTGCTTGTTGACCATTTTAGAAGGAGCATACTAGATCCTTCTTCTCCAGATATAATGAATGGGGTTCATACTGCAAGAAACTTGGATGTTAACGAGGCTATGGATGAATGGGGTTCATTAAGGAAAAGTCCTTCTGAAAGGTCAGACAATTCCATATGCTCTCCTTGTGGTGTGATTGATATGGCTTCGTCACCACTTTGTATGGTTGAGTTATGTGCAGGGCTCGAG TATGGGAAGATCAGTGATAACCTTTACAATCAATGTGAATGTGTGATGATGGAGGCTGCAAATGCAAGGCATGACGCATTTTTAGGGGCAATTGCATGTAGAAAATCCGAGAAAGAGACTGTTAAAGCTCTACACAGG GTTAGAGCTGCAGAAGGGTTATATGCCGAAGAACTGAAACAAAGGAAGAAGGTTGAACAAGAGTTAGCGAAGGAAAAGGCAAAACTTGAAAGTATAAAGACACAACTAAATAAAGAGATGGAAGAGCTCTTGGTTGCACAAGATCAGAAGGCAAGTCTAGAGAGAGATCTTTTAGAATCTGATCTAGCCGCAAAGGAGTTGGAGCAAAAGTTTCTTTCTGCTGTTGAATTGTTACAGAGTTACAAAAGAGAGCGAGAGGAATTGCAGATTCAATGCGACAATGCACTTAGAGAAGCAGAGGAGTTTAGAAAAAACCAATCCACAGACCGATACCTTCCACGGTTCTTTACTGAGTTCCCTTTTCGGGAGATCGAGGAAGCAACTAATAACTTTGATCCCTCCCTGAAGATTGGAGAAGGGGGATATGGAAGTATATTCCGAGGTAACTTGCGTCATACTATGGTGGCTATAAAAATCCTTCATCCTGATAGTTCTCAAGGCCCGTCTGAATTTCAACAGGAG GTTAATGTATTGAGTAAGATGAGGCATCCCAATCTTGTCATGCTCATTGGTGCCTGTCCTGAAGCTTGGGTTCTCATCTATGAATACCTCTGTAATGGAAGCCTTGAAGATAGGCTAAGCTGCAAGGATAATACTCCACCTTTATCTTGGCAAACACGAATACGCATTGCCACCGAGTTATGCTCAGCCCTTATGTTTCTTCACTCAAGTAAGCCCCACAGCATCATTCATGGTGACTTGAAACCTGCAAATGTATTACTTGATGCAAATCTTTCATGCAAGCTTGGCGACTTTGGAATTTGTCGCTTATTGTCTCGAGATGAAATGCTAAACAGCGAAACCCTTGTTTGGAGAACTGACAATCCCAAGGGGACTTTTGCTTACATGGATCCTGAATTCCTTTCATCTGGAGAGCAAACAACAAAGTCAGATGTTTATTCATTTGGGATAATACTTTTGCGGTTATTGACCGGTAGGTCTGCAATGGGGATATCAAAGGAAGTGCAATATGCAATAGGAAATGGAAAGTTAGAATCCATTTTGGATCCTTTAGCAGGAGATTGGCCATTTGTTCAGGCCGAACAGCTCGCTCGATTGGCATTGAGGTGTTGTGATTTGAAGCGAAAGAGCCGCCCCGATCTCATTACTGATGTCTGGAGGGTGCTTGGACCAATGAGGGCTTCCTGTGGAGGCCCATTGTCTGTCCAGCTCGGTTCTGCCGAACACTCGCAACCTCCCCCTTATTTTATCTGCCCCATCTTTCAG GAAGTCATGCAAGATCCACATGTGGCTGCGGATGGTTTTACATATGAAGCGGAGGCTCTGAGAGGATGGCTAGACAGTGGACACGATACTTCGCCAATGACGAATCTTAGGCTCGAGCACGGGAACCTTGTCCCAAACCGTGCTCTTCGCTCTGCTATCCAGGAGTGGCTTCAACGGAACTGA